One Malus domestica chromosome 11, GDT2T_hap1 genomic region harbors:
- the LOC103448146 gene encoding ubiquitin C-terminal hydrolase 12-like isoform X1: MTVVTPAPIDQPEDEEMLVPHSDLPENNHQPMEVVAQPETANNVENQPVEDPPSSRFTWRVDNFTRMNTKKYYSDVFVVGGYKWRVLIFPKGNNVDHLSMYLDVADSSCLPYGWSRYAQFSLGVINQIHNKYSVRKDTQHQFNARESDWGFTSFMPLSELYDPSRGYLVNDTLIVEAEVLVRRVVDYWTYDSKKETGYVGLKNQGATCYMNSLLQTLYHIPYFRKAVYHMPTTENDLPSQSIPLALQSLFYKLQYSDNSVATKELTKSFGWDTYDSFMQHDVQELNRVLCEKLEHKMKGTVVEGTIQKLFEGHHMNYIECINVDYKSTRKESFYDLQLDVKGCRDVYASFDKYVEVERLEGDNKYHAEQYGLQDAKKGVLFIDFPPVLQLQLKRFEYDFMRDTMVKINDRYEFPLQLDLDRENGKYLSPEADRSVRNLYTLHSVLVHSGGVHGGHYYAFIRPTLSDQWYKFDDERVTKEDIKRALEEQYGGEEELPQANPGFNNTPFKFTKYSNAYMLVYIRESDRDKIICNVDERDIAEHLRERLKKEQEEKEHKKKEKAEAHLYTIIKVARDENLMEQIGKDIYFDLVDHDKVRSFRIQKQTPFNLFKEEVAKEFGIPVHFQRFWLWAKRQNHTYRPNRPLTPMEETQSVGQLREVSNKVHNAELKLFLEVELGLDLHPIAPPDKTKDDILLFFKLYDPEKEELRYVGRLFVKSTGKAAEILSKLNEMAGYAPEEEIDLYEEIKFEPNVMCEPIDKKFTFRACQLEDGDIVCFQKPTSFEGERLRYDDVPSFLEYVHNRQVVHFRSLEKPKEEDFSLELSKLHTYDDVVERVAQQLGLDDPSKLRLTPHNCYSQQPKPQPIKYRGVDHLTDMLVHYNQTSDILYYEVLDIPLPELQGLKTLKVAFHHATKEEVVIHTIRLPKQSTVGDVINDLKTKVELSHPDAELRLLEVFYHKIYKVFPHSEKIENINDQYWTLRAEEVPEEEKNLGPNDRVIHVYHFTKDTAQNQMQIQNFGEPFFLVIHEGETLAEIKARVQKKLQVADEEFAKWKFAFLSLGRPEYLQDSDIVSSRFQRRDVYGAWEQYLGLEHSDSAPKRSYAANQNRHTFEKPVKIYN, encoded by the exons ATGACAGTCGTGACGCCTGCCCCTATTGAT CAACCAGAGGACGAGGAGATGCTTGTCCCGCATTCGGATTTGCCTGAAAACAATCACCAACCCATGGAAG TCGTTGCACAACCTGAAACTGCTAATAATGTGGAGAACCAGCCCGTGGAGGATCCTCCATCATCAAGATTCACATGGAGAGTTGACAACTTTACTAGGATGAATACAAAGAAGTATTATTCAGATGTATTTGTTGTTGGCGGCTATAAATG GCGCGTGCTTATTTTTCCTAAGGGAAACAATGTGGATCATTTGTCTATGTATTTGGATGTTGCGGATTCTTCATGTTTGCCATATGGGTGGAGTAGATATGCACAGTTTAGCTTGGGGGTTATCAATCAAATTCATAACAAGTATTCAGTACGAAAAG ACACACAGCACCAGTTCAATGCGCGAGAAAGTGATTGGGGTTTTACATCCTTCATGCCTCTTAGTGAACTTTACGATCCCAGTAGAGGGTATCTTGTGAATGATACACTTATAGTTGAAGCCGAGGTTCTTGTTCGTAGGGTTGTAGATTACTGGACATATGACTCAAAAAAGGAGACAGGTTATGTGGGGCTTAAGAACCAAGGAGCAACGTGCTACATGAACTCTCTTCTCCAGACTCTGTATCATATTCCTTATTTCAGAAAG GCTGTTTACCATATGCCCACAACTGAGAATGATTTGCCATCGCAAAGCATACCATTGGCTCTGCAGAGTCTATTTTACAAGCTCCAGTACAGTGACAATAGTGTGGCGACCAAAGAGCTTACAAAGTCTTTTGGATGGGACACATATGATTCATTTATGCAGCATGATGTGCAAGAACTCAATAGAGTTTTGTGTGAAAAACTTGAGCACAAAATGAAG GGAACTGTTGTAGAGGGAACTATACAGAAGTTATTCGAAGGACACCATATGAACTACATTGAATGCATCAACGTGGACTACAAATCTACAAGAAAGGAATCATTTTATG ACCTTCAACTTGATGTCAAGGGCTGTCGTGATGTTTATGCTTCTTTTGATAAGTATGTTGAAGTGGAACGTCTTGAGGGTGATAACAAGTATCATGCTGAACAGTATGGATTACAG GATGCCAAGAAAGGTGTTCTGTTCATTGACTTCCCCCCTGTGCTTCAACTTCAACTGAAACGATTTGAGTATGACTTCATGCGGGACACAATGGTGAAG ATTAATGATCGTTATGAGTTCCCTTTACAACTTGACCTTGATCGAGAGAATGGAAAATATTTATCGCCTGAAGCTGATAGGAGCGTTCGCAACCTTTACACACTTCACAG TGTTTTGGTGCATAGTGGTGGGGTGCACGGTGGACACTATTATGCCTTTATCAGGCCAACACTTTCTGATCAGTG GTATAAATTCGATGATGAGAGGGTAACAAAAGAAGATATAAAGAGGGCACTAGAGGAGCAGTATGGTGGTGAGGAAGAG TTACCGCAGGCAAACCCTGGGTTTAATAACACTCCTTTCAAATTTACTAAATATTCAAATGCATACATGCTGGTGTACATTCGGGAAAGTGACAGAGATAAAATAATCTGCAATGTGGATGAAAGGGACATTGCTGAACATCTTAGG GAGAGGttaaaaaaagaacaagaagaaaaggagcacaagaagaaagaaaaggcagAGGCACACCTGTATACTATTATAAAG GTTGCCAGGGATGAGAACCTCATGGAGCAAATTGGGAAGGATATTTATTTTGATCTTGTGGATCATGACAAAGTTAGAAGTTTTCGTATTCAGAAGCAGACCCCTTTTAACCTTTTTAAG GAGGAGGTTGCAAAAGAGTTTGGCATACCAGTGCATTTTCAGCGTTTTTGGCTGTGGGCAAAGCGTCAAAACCATACATATCGTCCTAACCGTCCATTGACGCCTATGGAGGAAACACAATCT GTTGGACAGTTGAGGGAGGTATCGAACAAGGTTCATAATGCAGAACTAAAGTTATTCTTAGAAGTAGAGCTTGGGCTG GATTTACACCCTATTGCACCACCTGACAAGACAAAGGATGATATCCTGCTGTTCTTTAAGCTTTATGATccagaaaaagaagaattaCG ATACGTTGGAAGACTTTTCGTGAAGAGTACTGGTAAGGCAGCTGAAATCTTgtcaaaattaaatgaaatggctGGCTATGCTCCCGAGGAAGAGATTGACCTATATGAG GAAATTAAGTTTGAGCCCAATGTCATGTGTGAACCCATCGATAAGAAGTTCACATTTCGTGCCTGCCAG CTTGAGGATGGAGACATTGTCTGCTTTCAGAAGCCAACTTCATTTGAAGGTGAACGTCTCCGCTATGATGATGTCCCATCTTTTCTGGAATATGTGCACAACCGTCAA GTTGTTCACTTCCGATCCCTTGAGAAACCCAAAGAAGAGGATTTCTCCCTTGAACT GTCAAAACTCCATACCTATGATGATGTTGTGGAACGAGTAGCTCAACAACTTGGTTTGGATGATCCATCCAAACTTAGGCTTACACCGCACAACTGTTACTCACAACAACCCAAACCCCAGCCAATTAAGTATCGTGGGGTTGACCACTTGACTGATATGCTGGTCCACTACAATCAG ACTTCAGATATATTGTACTATGAAGTGTTGGACATCCCTCTGCCTGAATTACAAGGTTTGAAAACTCTGAAAGTCGCATTCCATCATGCTACTAAGGAAGAA GTGGTTATTCACACCATAAGACTGCCAAAACAGAGCACTGTTGGGGATGTAATTAATGATCTTAAAACTAAG GTTGAATTGTCTCATCCGGATGCAGAACTTAGGTTGCTTGAAGTTTTCTATCACAAGATCTACAAG GTTTTTCCTCACAGTGAAAAGATTGAGAACATAAATGATCAATACTGGACATTACGAGCTGAAGAG GTTCCTGAGGAAGAGAAAAATCTTGGTCCTAATGATCGTGTAATTCATGTTTACCATTTCACTAAAGACACAGCTCAAAACCAAATG CAAATTCAAAACTTTGGGGAACCTTTTTTCTTGGTCATACATGAAGGTGAAACTTTGGCTGAAATTAAAGCTCGAGTACAAAAGAAATTACAGGTTGCAGATGAGGAGTTCGCTAAG TGGAAGTTTGCATTTCTTTCCCTAGGTCGCCCAGAATATCTTCAGGACTCGGACATTGTGTCTAGTCGGtttcag AGAAGAGATGTCTATGGTGCTTGGGAACAATATCTTGGGCTGGAGCACTCTGACAGTGCTCCTAAAAGATCTTATGCAGCTAATCAG AATCGTCATACATTTGAAAAGCCAGTAAAAATTTACAACTAG
- the LOC103448146 gene encoding ubiquitin C-terminal hydrolase 12-like isoform X2: MTVVTPAPIDQPEDEEMLVPHSDLPENNHQPMEVVAQPETANNVENQPVEDPPSSRFTWRVDNFTRMNTKKYYSDVFVVGGYKWRVLIFPKGNNVDHLSMYLDVADSSCLPYGWSRYAQFSLGVINQIHNKYSVRKDTQHQFNARESDWGFTSFMPLSELYDPSRGYLVNDTLIVEAEVLVRRVVDYWTYDSKKETGYVGLKNQGATCYMNSLLQTLYHIPYFRKAVYHMPTTENDLPSQSIPLALQSLFYKLQYSDNSVATKELTKSFGWDTYDSFMQHDVQELNRVLCEKLEHKMKGTVVEGTIQKLFEGHHMNYIECINVDYKSTRKESFYDLQLDVKGCRDVYASFDKYVEVERLEGDNKYHAEQYGLQDAKKGVLFIDFPPVLQLQLKRFEYDFMRDTMVKINDRYEFPLQLDLDRENGKYLSPEADRSVRNLYTLHSVLVHSGGVHGGHYYAFIRPTLSDQWYKFDDERVTKEDIKRALEEQYGGEEEANPGFNNTPFKFTKYSNAYMLVYIRESDRDKIICNVDERDIAEHLRERLKKEQEEKEHKKKEKAEAHLYTIIKVARDENLMEQIGKDIYFDLVDHDKVRSFRIQKQTPFNLFKEEVAKEFGIPVHFQRFWLWAKRQNHTYRPNRPLTPMEETQSVGQLREVSNKVHNAELKLFLEVELGLDLHPIAPPDKTKDDILLFFKLYDPEKEELRYVGRLFVKSTGKAAEILSKLNEMAGYAPEEEIDLYEEIKFEPNVMCEPIDKKFTFRACQLEDGDIVCFQKPTSFEGERLRYDDVPSFLEYVHNRQVVHFRSLEKPKEEDFSLELSKLHTYDDVVERVAQQLGLDDPSKLRLTPHNCYSQQPKPQPIKYRGVDHLTDMLVHYNQTSDILYYEVLDIPLPELQGLKTLKVAFHHATKEEVVIHTIRLPKQSTVGDVINDLKTKVELSHPDAELRLLEVFYHKIYKVFPHSEKIENINDQYWTLRAEEVPEEEKNLGPNDRVIHVYHFTKDTAQNQMQIQNFGEPFFLVIHEGETLAEIKARVQKKLQVADEEFAKWKFAFLSLGRPEYLQDSDIVSSRFQRRDVYGAWEQYLGLEHSDSAPKRSYAANQNRHTFEKPVKIYN; this comes from the exons ATGACAGTCGTGACGCCTGCCCCTATTGAT CAACCAGAGGACGAGGAGATGCTTGTCCCGCATTCGGATTTGCCTGAAAACAATCACCAACCCATGGAAG TCGTTGCACAACCTGAAACTGCTAATAATGTGGAGAACCAGCCCGTGGAGGATCCTCCATCATCAAGATTCACATGGAGAGTTGACAACTTTACTAGGATGAATACAAAGAAGTATTATTCAGATGTATTTGTTGTTGGCGGCTATAAATG GCGCGTGCTTATTTTTCCTAAGGGAAACAATGTGGATCATTTGTCTATGTATTTGGATGTTGCGGATTCTTCATGTTTGCCATATGGGTGGAGTAGATATGCACAGTTTAGCTTGGGGGTTATCAATCAAATTCATAACAAGTATTCAGTACGAAAAG ACACACAGCACCAGTTCAATGCGCGAGAAAGTGATTGGGGTTTTACATCCTTCATGCCTCTTAGTGAACTTTACGATCCCAGTAGAGGGTATCTTGTGAATGATACACTTATAGTTGAAGCCGAGGTTCTTGTTCGTAGGGTTGTAGATTACTGGACATATGACTCAAAAAAGGAGACAGGTTATGTGGGGCTTAAGAACCAAGGAGCAACGTGCTACATGAACTCTCTTCTCCAGACTCTGTATCATATTCCTTATTTCAGAAAG GCTGTTTACCATATGCCCACAACTGAGAATGATTTGCCATCGCAAAGCATACCATTGGCTCTGCAGAGTCTATTTTACAAGCTCCAGTACAGTGACAATAGTGTGGCGACCAAAGAGCTTACAAAGTCTTTTGGATGGGACACATATGATTCATTTATGCAGCATGATGTGCAAGAACTCAATAGAGTTTTGTGTGAAAAACTTGAGCACAAAATGAAG GGAACTGTTGTAGAGGGAACTATACAGAAGTTATTCGAAGGACACCATATGAACTACATTGAATGCATCAACGTGGACTACAAATCTACAAGAAAGGAATCATTTTATG ACCTTCAACTTGATGTCAAGGGCTGTCGTGATGTTTATGCTTCTTTTGATAAGTATGTTGAAGTGGAACGTCTTGAGGGTGATAACAAGTATCATGCTGAACAGTATGGATTACAG GATGCCAAGAAAGGTGTTCTGTTCATTGACTTCCCCCCTGTGCTTCAACTTCAACTGAAACGATTTGAGTATGACTTCATGCGGGACACAATGGTGAAG ATTAATGATCGTTATGAGTTCCCTTTACAACTTGACCTTGATCGAGAGAATGGAAAATATTTATCGCCTGAAGCTGATAGGAGCGTTCGCAACCTTTACACACTTCACAG TGTTTTGGTGCATAGTGGTGGGGTGCACGGTGGACACTATTATGCCTTTATCAGGCCAACACTTTCTGATCAGTG GTATAAATTCGATGATGAGAGGGTAACAAAAGAAGATATAAAGAGGGCACTAGAGGAGCAGTATGGTGGTGAGGAAGAG GCAAACCCTGGGTTTAATAACACTCCTTTCAAATTTACTAAATATTCAAATGCATACATGCTGGTGTACATTCGGGAAAGTGACAGAGATAAAATAATCTGCAATGTGGATGAAAGGGACATTGCTGAACATCTTAGG GAGAGGttaaaaaaagaacaagaagaaaaggagcacaagaagaaagaaaaggcagAGGCACACCTGTATACTATTATAAAG GTTGCCAGGGATGAGAACCTCATGGAGCAAATTGGGAAGGATATTTATTTTGATCTTGTGGATCATGACAAAGTTAGAAGTTTTCGTATTCAGAAGCAGACCCCTTTTAACCTTTTTAAG GAGGAGGTTGCAAAAGAGTTTGGCATACCAGTGCATTTTCAGCGTTTTTGGCTGTGGGCAAAGCGTCAAAACCATACATATCGTCCTAACCGTCCATTGACGCCTATGGAGGAAACACAATCT GTTGGACAGTTGAGGGAGGTATCGAACAAGGTTCATAATGCAGAACTAAAGTTATTCTTAGAAGTAGAGCTTGGGCTG GATTTACACCCTATTGCACCACCTGACAAGACAAAGGATGATATCCTGCTGTTCTTTAAGCTTTATGATccagaaaaagaagaattaCG ATACGTTGGAAGACTTTTCGTGAAGAGTACTGGTAAGGCAGCTGAAATCTTgtcaaaattaaatgaaatggctGGCTATGCTCCCGAGGAAGAGATTGACCTATATGAG GAAATTAAGTTTGAGCCCAATGTCATGTGTGAACCCATCGATAAGAAGTTCACATTTCGTGCCTGCCAG CTTGAGGATGGAGACATTGTCTGCTTTCAGAAGCCAACTTCATTTGAAGGTGAACGTCTCCGCTATGATGATGTCCCATCTTTTCTGGAATATGTGCACAACCGTCAA GTTGTTCACTTCCGATCCCTTGAGAAACCCAAAGAAGAGGATTTCTCCCTTGAACT GTCAAAACTCCATACCTATGATGATGTTGTGGAACGAGTAGCTCAACAACTTGGTTTGGATGATCCATCCAAACTTAGGCTTACACCGCACAACTGTTACTCACAACAACCCAAACCCCAGCCAATTAAGTATCGTGGGGTTGACCACTTGACTGATATGCTGGTCCACTACAATCAG ACTTCAGATATATTGTACTATGAAGTGTTGGACATCCCTCTGCCTGAATTACAAGGTTTGAAAACTCTGAAAGTCGCATTCCATCATGCTACTAAGGAAGAA GTGGTTATTCACACCATAAGACTGCCAAAACAGAGCACTGTTGGGGATGTAATTAATGATCTTAAAACTAAG GTTGAATTGTCTCATCCGGATGCAGAACTTAGGTTGCTTGAAGTTTTCTATCACAAGATCTACAAG GTTTTTCCTCACAGTGAAAAGATTGAGAACATAAATGATCAATACTGGACATTACGAGCTGAAGAG GTTCCTGAGGAAGAGAAAAATCTTGGTCCTAATGATCGTGTAATTCATGTTTACCATTTCACTAAAGACACAGCTCAAAACCAAATG CAAATTCAAAACTTTGGGGAACCTTTTTTCTTGGTCATACATGAAGGTGAAACTTTGGCTGAAATTAAAGCTCGAGTACAAAAGAAATTACAGGTTGCAGATGAGGAGTTCGCTAAG TGGAAGTTTGCATTTCTTTCCCTAGGTCGCCCAGAATATCTTCAGGACTCGGACATTGTGTCTAGTCGGtttcag AGAAGAGATGTCTATGGTGCTTGGGAACAATATCTTGGGCTGGAGCACTCTGACAGTGCTCCTAAAAGATCTTATGCAGCTAATCAG AATCGTCATACATTTGAAAAGCCAGTAAAAATTTACAACTAG